A portion of the Desulfotignum phosphitoxidans DSM 13687 genome contains these proteins:
- the ftsW gene encoding putative lipid II flippase FtsW has product MDNVRSVHPIFKERLLLFPALMLCGIGIVMVYSASSAISMQHHFTLFYYLQRQIIFFGISLGVLFVAASFPHRFYNHLAYVILITALICLTAVLIPGLGVEANGAHRWLDLGMFRFQPAEFAKLALILFLGYSLAKKQPMITDFSVGFMPHIMVFAVFATLIIFQPDFGTIVVLGLICWGMMFVAGVKIWHLLCPLPFIIPVVYFLVFKVEYRLTRILTFLDPWEDPYNAGYQITHSLKAFGSGGLFGQGIGMGMQKMHYLPEPHTDFIFSIIGEELGLIGVLAILTLYAIILVRGCSIARNADTVFGAITATGLTLYLAIQIIINIGVSLSVFPTKGLTLPFISYGGTSLIINMAVMGILMNIGATRSTSPEKEGQP; this is encoded by the coding sequence ATGGATAACGTCCGGTCCGTGCATCCGATTTTCAAGGAAAGACTGTTGCTTTTTCCGGCATTGATGTTGTGCGGTATCGGCATTGTCATGGTCTATTCCGCATCCTCGGCCATTTCCATGCAGCACCATTTCACACTTTTTTATTATCTCCAGCGCCAGATCATATTTTTCGGCATCAGCCTGGGCGTGTTGTTTGTGGCCGCCTCGTTTCCCCACCGGTTCTACAATCATCTGGCTTATGTGATTTTGATCACGGCCCTGATCTGCCTGACCGCGGTTCTCATCCCGGGGCTGGGGGTTGAAGCCAATGGGGCCCACCGGTGGCTGGATCTGGGGATGTTCCGATTCCAGCCTGCGGAATTTGCCAAGCTGGCCCTGATTTTGTTTCTGGGATACAGCCTGGCTAAAAAACAGCCCATGATCACGGATTTTTCCGTTGGATTCATGCCTCATATCATGGTCTTTGCCGTGTTTGCCACATTGATCATTTTTCAGCCGGATTTCGGTACCATCGTGGTTTTGGGTCTGATCTGCTGGGGCATGATGTTTGTGGCCGGGGTCAAAATATGGCATCTGTTATGCCCGCTGCCTTTTATCATTCCAGTGGTGTATTTTCTGGTTTTCAAGGTGGAATACCGGCTCACCCGGATTCTGACTTTTCTGGACCCCTGGGAAGATCCCTATAATGCCGGATACCAGATCACCCATTCATTGAAAGCCTTTGGATCCGGCGGACTTTTCGGTCAGGGCATCGGCATGGGCATGCAGAAAATGCATTATCTGCCCGAACCCCATACGGATTTTATTTTTTCCATTATCGGCGAGGAACTGGGCCTGATCGGGGTGTTGGCCATCTTGACCCTGTACGCCATCATCCTGGTCCGGGGCTGTTCCATTGCCAGAAATGCCGACACGGTGTTCGGCGCCATTACCGCCACCGGGCTCACCCTGTATCTGGCCATACAAATCATTATCAACATCGGCGTGTCATTGAGCGTGTTCCCCACCAAAGGGCTGACCCTGCCTTTTATCAGTTACGGCGGCACCTCACTGATCATCAACATGGCGGTAATGGGCATTTTAATGAACATCGGGGCCACCCGTTCCACATCGCCTGAAAAGGAAGGCCAGCCATGA
- the murB gene encoding UDP-N-acetylmuramate dehydrogenase codes for MTSHSGINSLQQEFHLKTDVLMAAHTRLNVGGPADLLAQPRTRQELVALLGAAKNASVPVTIVGGGCNLLVSDQGIRGLVMVTTHLKSGIQVRPHSGNHVHLFMEAGQPLSTVCKYAVNQGLAGLEFCAGIPGTVGGAVIMNAGTADQGIGNRVYSLEVLNLNTLSIQTLKKDALTFSYRRLHLDNHLILGITLALSPGDPARIKQTYEDIFLRKQHTQPMDLPSAGCFFKNPGPDRPAGKLIEEAGLKGKTIQDAQVSLIHANYIVNLGHATCKDILALKQHIQQQVLDRYNIVLETEVITTGDGMKNE; via the coding sequence ATGACATCACATTCCGGCATAAATTCATTGCAACAGGAATTTCATCTGAAAACAGATGTTCTGATGGCGGCCCATACCCGCCTGAATGTCGGAGGACCGGCAGACCTTCTGGCACAGCCCAGGACCCGGCAGGAACTGGTAGCCCTGCTGGGTGCCGCTAAAAACGCGTCTGTGCCGGTAACCATCGTAGGGGGCGGGTGCAACCTGCTGGTCTCGGATCAGGGGATCCGGGGACTGGTGATGGTGACCACGCACCTTAAATCCGGCATCCAGGTTCGACCGCACTCCGGCAATCATGTGCATCTTTTCATGGAAGCCGGCCAGCCGCTGTCCACGGTCTGCAAATATGCCGTAAACCAGGGTCTGGCCGGTCTGGAATTTTGTGCGGGAATTCCCGGCACAGTCGGGGGGGCTGTAATCATGAACGCGGGCACGGCTGACCAGGGCATCGGCAACCGGGTCTACAGTCTGGAGGTTCTGAATCTGAACACCTTGAGCATTCAAACCCTGAAAAAAGACGCGTTGACCTTTTCCTATCGGCGGCTGCATCTTGACAATCATCTGATTTTAGGCATCACACTGGCACTGTCACCGGGTGATCCTGCCCGGATCAAACAGACGTATGAAGACATTTTTTTACGCAAGCAGCACACCCAGCCCATGGATCTGCCCAGTGCCGGGTGTTTTTTCAAAAATCCGGGTCCGGACCGGCCGGCCGGCAAACTGATCGAAGAAGCGGGGCTCAAGGGAAAAACCATCCAGGATGCCCAGGTATCTTTAATCCATGCCAATTATATTGTCAACCTCGGCCATGCCACCTGCAAAGATATTCTGGCACTGAAACAGCATATTCAACAACAGGTGCTGGACCGATACAATATCGTTCTTGAAACCGAAGTCATCACCACAGGAGATGGAATGAAAAATGAATGA
- a CDS encoding 3-deoxy-7-phosphoheptulonate synthase: MKKTFDIHVKEFKPLISPTEMKQVLPLTDAAAHTVVSGRKEVADILTGKEDRLLIIAGPCSIHDPEAALEYAHKLMALRREVADKINLIMRVYFEKPRTTVGWKGLINDPFLDASYNVNAGLETARKLLIDINDTGLPTATEILDPITPQYIAGLLAWVAVGARTTESQTHREMASGLSMPVGFKNSTDGRITAAVNAIQAAGSPQHFLGIDPDGRSSVVSTTGNPFCHLVLRGGATPNYDPVSVGRARTILREQHLPDRLIIDCSHDNSGQKFTGQAFVFKSALDQRLEGNSGIMGLMLESNLFEGRQNCPGDGCALKYGVSITDECISWETTEQLIRCAYSQL; encoded by the coding sequence ATGAAAAAAACCTTTGACATCCACGTAAAAGAGTTCAAACCCCTGATATCCCCCACGGAAATGAAGCAGGTCCTGCCATTGACGGATGCAGCTGCTCACACGGTTGTTTCCGGCAGAAAAGAGGTGGCGGATATTTTGACGGGAAAAGAGGACCGCCTGCTGATCATTGCCGGCCCCTGTTCCATCCATGACCCGGAAGCGGCCCTGGAATATGCGCATAAACTGATGGCACTGCGCCGGGAGGTTGCAGACAAAATCAACCTGATCATGCGGGTTTATTTTGAAAAACCCCGTACCACCGTGGGATGGAAAGGGTTGATCAATGATCCGTTTCTGGATGCCTCATACAATGTCAATGCCGGCCTGGAAACCGCCAGAAAACTGCTCATCGACATCAATGACACAGGACTGCCCACGGCCACGGAAATCCTGGACCCCATCACGCCTCAGTATATTGCCGGACTGCTTGCCTGGGTGGCTGTCGGAGCAAGAACCACAGAATCCCAGACCCACCGGGAAATGGCGTCCGGTCTGTCCATGCCCGTGGGATTTAAAAACAGCACGGACGGCCGGATCACCGCCGCTGTCAACGCCATTCAGGCAGCCGGCTCTCCTCAGCATTTTCTGGGTATTGATCCGGATGGCCGTTCCTCTGTGGTGTCCACCACGGGTAACCCGTTCTGCCACCTGGTTCTGCGGGGCGGTGCCACCCCGAACTATGACCCGGTTTCCGTGGGACGGGCCCGGACCATCCTCAGAGAGCAGCACCTGCCGGACCGCCTCATCATTGACTGTTCCCATGACAATTCCGGTCAGAAATTCACGGGTCAGGCATTTGTGTTTAAAAGTGCACTGGATCAGCGCCTTGAAGGGAATTCAGGCATCATGGGCCTGATGCTTGAAAGCAACCTGTTTGAAGGCCGCCAGAACTGTCCCGGGGACGGGTGTGCCCTGAAATACGGGGTGTCCATCACGGATGAATGCATTTCATGGGAGACCACGGAGCAATTGATCCGGTGCGCCTACAGCCAGTTATAA
- the murG gene encoding undecaprenyldiphospho-muramoylpentapeptide beta-N-acetylglucosaminyltransferase, with the protein MTDHFHVIIAGGKTGGHLFPGIAVAQALQRRHPGVRIRFVGTSALFETTTLNAYGFDHTPIFSRPLKGRSLFQKLKGLAAILVSLVQSLWIIRRFKPDFVLGVGGYASFAVVLAAWILRIPTAIQEQNAFPGMTNRMLARFSSVIFTAFEDTRGFDQNPKTRVTGNPVREQGPIVQTRASWISDIDSKDFVLLVTGGSQGAASINRAVMDMAPRMAGIKNFFMICQTGKGHEAEVLEKLQSAGIRARVQDFFSDLPSLLAQADLVLCRAGAGTLSELAVKGVPAILIPYPYAADDHQTHNARSMADHGAAIVMADRELSSDTLYQAVMDLKSDPNRLNRMANAMAQLAKPDAADQIAAHILQNKGVSPRVSD; encoded by the coding sequence ATGACGGATCATTTTCATGTTATCATTGCCGGCGGAAAAACAGGCGGACACCTGTTTCCCGGTATTGCCGTGGCCCAGGCCCTTCAGCGCCGGCATCCAGGGGTTCGGATTCGGTTTGTGGGCACCAGTGCTCTGTTTGAAACCACCACGTTGAATGCGTATGGGTTTGATCACACCCCGATCTTTTCCCGGCCCCTCAAAGGCCGGTCCCTGTTTCAGAAGCTCAAAGGACTTGCCGCCATCCTGGTGTCACTGGTCCAGTCACTGTGGATTATCCGGCGGTTCAAGCCGGATTTTGTTCTGGGCGTGGGAGGATATGCCTCTTTTGCCGTGGTGCTGGCTGCCTGGATTTTAAGAATCCCCACCGCCATTCAGGAGCAGAATGCCTTTCCCGGCATGACCAATCGTATGCTGGCCCGATTCAGTTCTGTGATTTTCACGGCTTTTGAAGACACCCGGGGATTTGATCAGAACCCTAAAACCCGGGTAACCGGAAATCCGGTGCGGGAACAGGGTCCCATTGTTCAAACCCGGGCATCCTGGATTTCTGATATCGATTCAAAAGACTTTGTTCTTCTGGTCACCGGCGGGAGTCAGGGAGCGGCCAGCATCAACCGGGCCGTGATGGACATGGCCCCCCGCATGGCTGGAATCAAAAATTTTTTTATGATCTGTCAAACCGGAAAAGGACACGAGGCTGAGGTCCTGGAAAAATTGCAGTCTGCCGGAATCCGGGCCCGGGTCCAGGACTTTTTTTCCGACTTGCCGTCTCTTCTGGCACAAGCGGATCTGGTGCTCTGCCGGGCCGGGGCCGGCACCCTGTCCGAGCTGGCCGTCAAAGGGGTTCCCGCCATCCTGATCCCCTACCCGTATGCAGCGGATGATCATCAGACCCACAACGCCAGATCCATGGCCGACCACGGTGCCGCGATCGTCATGGCAGACAGGGAATTGTCTTCAGATACCCTTTACCAGGCGGTCATGGATCTGAAATCCGATCCAAACCGACTGAACCGGATGGCCAATGCCATGGCACAGCTGGCAAAACCGGATGCAGCGGATCAGATTGCAGCCCATATTTTACAAAACAAAGGAGTCTCACCCCGTGTATCAGACTGA
- a CDS encoding radical SAM protein, translated as MTPSTRPSHDLLTEKGVIIKQGKGLTRVALVYPNTYKTGMSNLGFQRVYHLINQEPDIACERVFLPNLRQKKNAVVSCETRQPLHHFDIILFSISFENDYIHLVDILRQAGIPPRSSDRNHLHPLVAAGGVACFLNPEPIAPFMDFFLLGEAECLVNEFFSLFHQYPHRTDLLAILETDLPGAYVPARHPPFSKKKIPVRFLENLDHIQTHTCVLTSHTAFKDKFLVEILKGCPHGCRFCTAGFIYRPPRIYPKENVLKAMDKASGNTRKIGLVSSAILDHPDIADICEYGTDHGFSLSFSSLRADKLDDPMIDLLHRSKVKTATIAPEAGSERMRRVINKKMTEPDIFLAVEKLVAKDILNLRLYFMIGLPFETDDDVRAIVNLTREIKERFLTVSRKQKRMGTITLSINAFIPKPATPFQWAALTDDATLKRRIGIIGQGLKKTPNVIVNLPSVKTAKISALLSLGDQNTANVIETACDHGWAYAFRHHMDDCRRIIYTPKPIPAVSGIADTDPCPALPSLPWDFLDSGISKKFLAAEWHRAAKEKQSPACPMIDCRRCRICTNENALK; from the coding sequence GTGACACCATCAACCAGACCGTCTCATGACCTCCTGACTGAAAAAGGGGTCATCATCAAGCAGGGAAAGGGATTGACCCGGGTGGCCCTGGTCTATCCCAACACTTACAAAACCGGCATGTCCAACTTAGGATTTCAGCGGGTGTATCACCTGATCAATCAGGAACCCGACATTGCCTGTGAACGGGTTTTTCTGCCGAACCTCAGGCAAAAAAAGAATGCCGTGGTCAGCTGTGAAACTCGGCAGCCGTTGCATCACTTTGATATCATATTGTTTTCCATCTCTTTTGAAAACGATTATATCCATCTGGTTGACATACTCAGACAAGCAGGCATCCCCCCGCGGTCATCAGACCGAAACCACCTCCATCCTCTGGTGGCCGCCGGCGGGGTGGCCTGTTTTCTCAATCCGGAACCCATTGCCCCTTTCATGGATTTTTTTCTTCTGGGGGAAGCGGAATGTCTGGTCAATGAATTCTTTTCCCTGTTTCATCAATATCCTCATCGAACCGATCTGCTGGCTATTCTGGAAACCGACCTGCCCGGGGCCTATGTACCGGCCCGGCATCCGCCATTTTCTAAAAAAAAAATACCGGTCCGGTTTCTGGAAAACCTGGATCATATCCAGACCCATACCTGTGTTTTGACATCACACACTGCGTTTAAAGACAAATTTCTGGTGGAAATACTCAAAGGCTGTCCCCATGGGTGCCGTTTCTGTACCGCCGGGTTTATTTACCGCCCCCCCCGGATCTATCCCAAAGAAAATGTGTTGAAAGCCATGGACAAGGCGTCGGGAAACACCCGGAAAATCGGCCTGGTAAGCTCCGCCATCCTGGATCATCCGGACATTGCCGACATCTGTGAATATGGCACGGATCACGGATTTTCGCTGTCGTTTTCCTCTCTGCGGGCCGATAAACTCGATGACCCCATGATCGATCTGCTGCACCGATCCAAAGTTAAAACCGCCACCATTGCGCCGGAAGCCGGATCTGAACGCATGCGCCGTGTTATCAACAAAAAAATGACCGAACCCGATATTTTTCTGGCCGTGGAAAAACTGGTGGCAAAAGACATTTTAAACCTTCGGCTGTATTTCATGATCGGCCTGCCTTTTGAAACCGATGACGATGTCCGGGCCATTGTCAATCTGACCCGGGAAATCAAGGAACGCTTTTTAACGGTTTCCAGAAAACAGAAACGCATGGGCACCATCACCCTGAGCATCAATGCCTTTATTCCCAAGCCGGCCACACCGTTTCAATGGGCTGCTTTGACCGATGATGCCACGCTCAAACGCCGCATCGGCATCATCGGACAGGGTCTGAAAAAAACACCCAATGTCATTGTGAACCTGCCTTCGGTGAAAACCGCAAAAATCAGCGCGCTTTTGTCTTTGGGAGACCAAAACACAGCGAATGTGATAGAAACCGCCTGTGACCATGGATGGGCCTATGCGTTCAGGCATCATATGGATGACTGCCGCCGGATCATTTACACCCCGAAACCAATACCGGCGGTTTCCGGAATTGCGGATACCGATCCCTGCCCGGCTCTGCCGTCTTTACCATGGGATTTTCTGGATTCAGGCATTTCCAAAAAATTTCTTGCCGCTGAATGGCACCGGGCTGCAAAGGAAAAACAATCCCCGGCCTGCCCCATGATTGATTGCCGCCGGTGCCGGATATGTACCAATGAGAACGCTTTAAAATAA
- the ftsZ gene encoding cell division protein FtsZ, with product MNFSFVESKASAKIKVIGVGGAGGNAVNNMINANLQGVKFIVANTDAQALETSNAEIKIQLGKSLTEGLGAGADPNVGREAALESMDEIRESLEGSHMVFITAGFGGGTGTGAAPVIAEICKDLGILTVAVASKPFSFEGKKRERQALDGLEKLHGITDTVITIPNDRLRGIAPKGARMVDMFIKADEILHHSVKGITDLIMMPGHVNLDFADVKTTMQKAGKALMGIGIASGENRATEAAEKAISHPLLEDISISGAKGVLMNITSSSDLTLDEMTEASDRIYQEVGDAADIIWGQTFDETLGDEIRITVIATGIGEKEPELAENMHRFEPPAMPAMESGYDGQQARNQTAAQPRPNTFENSGGSIARGRVRTPTQEELANWKEDQVRVTHKRVVGGEDIALPYTDNAFDNDNLEVPTFLRRKAD from the coding sequence ATGAATTTTTCTTTTGTGGAAAGCAAAGCGTCAGCAAAAATCAAGGTTATCGGTGTCGGCGGAGCCGGCGGAAACGCGGTCAACAACATGATCAATGCCAATCTCCAGGGCGTGAAATTTATCGTGGCAAACACGGATGCCCAGGCCCTTGAAACATCCAATGCGGAAATCAAAATCCAGCTGGGAAAATCCCTGACCGAAGGACTCGGGGCCGGAGCGGATCCCAACGTCGGTAGAGAAGCGGCCCTGGAAAGCATGGATGAAATCCGGGAATCTCTGGAAGGCAGCCACATGGTTTTTATCACAGCCGGGTTCGGCGGCGGTACCGGTACGGGCGCGGCCCCGGTGATTGCAGAAATCTGCAAGGATTTAGGCATCCTCACCGTTGCCGTGGCTTCCAAACCGTTTTCCTTTGAAGGCAAAAAAAGAGAGCGCCAGGCCCTGGATGGACTGGAAAAGCTCCATGGCATCACCGACACCGTCATCACCATTCCCAATGACCGGCTTCGGGGAATCGCACCCAAAGGCGCCAGAATGGTGGATATGTTCATCAAAGCAGATGAAATTCTTCACCATTCCGTCAAAGGGATCACTGATCTGATCATGATGCCCGGCCATGTAAACCTGGACTTTGCCGACGTCAAAACCACCATGCAGAAAGCCGGGAAAGCCCTGATGGGCATCGGCATTGCCTCCGGTGAAAACCGGGCCACGGAAGCGGCGGAAAAAGCCATTTCCCATCCGCTTTTGGAAGATATTTCCATTTCCGGAGCCAAAGGCGTGCTCATGAACATCACTTCGTCATCCGATCTGACCCTGGACGAAATGACCGAAGCCTCGGACCGGATCTACCAGGAAGTGGGAGATGCTGCAGATATCATCTGGGGACAGACCTTTGATGAAACCCTGGGAGATGAAATCCGGATTACGGTCATTGCCACCGGCATCGGCGAAAAAGAACCGGAACTGGCTGAAAACATGCATCGGTTCGAACCCCCTGCAATGCCGGCCATGGAGTCCGGTTATGATGGCCAGCAGGCACGAAATCAAACAGCGGCCCAGCCCCGGCCGAATACTTTCGAAAATTCCGGTGGTTCCATTGCCAGGGGCCGGGTTCGGACTCCCACCCAGGAGGAGCTGGCCAACTGGAAGGAAGATCAAGTCCGGGTCACCCACAAACGGGTCGTGGGCGGGGAAGACATTGCCTTACCCTACACGGACAATGCCTTTGACAATGACAATCTGGAGGTGCCCACTTTTTTGAGAAGAAAAGCCGATTGA
- a CDS encoding cell division protein FtsQ/DivIB, with product MNEKYLPNRRKEPANPTAPEKTAKKSSFFSSLLKPVLLLCVFSVFAVFAHDMVVQSPFFTIRQINIQGEHRVKKEEILALADLLGPANIFQVNLPVMEKRIASHPWIAAATVHRSLFSTLTISIEEQHPLAIVRIENFPDMIINRQGVPFKAYEPDMDQNVALPVITGLDLTSSDNFYHFEGPLFNAVLDLLQGKYQNNIRSIHGDELVGVTIQATGLFKPSLVPKTRALPICLGFDDYDRKLDKARQISQYIHANIPGKTLCAMDLFDTETVFVQTAPRETLPANIEKGV from the coding sequence ATGAATGAAAAATATTTGCCCAACCGGCGCAAAGAACCGGCAAACCCCACTGCCCCTGAAAAAACCGCCAAAAAATCATCATTTTTTTCCAGTTTGCTGAAACCGGTTCTGCTTCTCTGCGTTTTCAGCGTATTTGCTGTGTTTGCCCATGACATGGTGGTGCAAAGTCCTTTTTTCACCATTCGTCAGATCAACATCCAGGGAGAACACCGGGTGAAAAAAGAAGAAATTCTGGCCCTGGCCGACCTGTTGGGACCTGCCAATATTTTCCAGGTCAATCTGCCCGTCATGGAAAAACGCATTGCATCCCATCCCTGGATCGCAGCGGCCACGGTTCACCGGTCCTTGTTCTCCACGTTGACAATTTCCATTGAAGAGCAGCATCCGCTGGCCATCGTCCGGATTGAAAATTTTCCGGATATGATCATCAACCGGCAGGGAGTGCCGTTTAAAGCGTATGAACCGGACATGGATCAGAATGTGGCTCTCCCCGTGATCACGGGCCTGGATCTGACCAGCAGTGACAATTTCTACCATTTTGAAGGACCATTGTTCAACGCAGTGCTGGATCTTCTCCAGGGAAAATACCAGAACAACATCCGTTCCATCCACGGGGATGAACTGGTGGGCGTCACCATTCAGGCAACCGGACTGTTCAAGCCGTCTCTGGTGCCGAAAACCCGTGCGTTACCCATCTGTCTGGGATTTGATGATTACGACCGGAAACTGGACAAAGCCCGTCAGATCAGTCAGTACATTCACGCCAACATTCCCGGAAAAACCCTGTGTGCCATGGATCTGTTCGACACAGAGACGGTTTTTGTGCAAACCGCACCCAGGGAAACCTTACCGGCCAATATAGAAAAGGGGGTCTGA
- the murC gene encoding UDP-N-acetylmuramate--L-alanine ligase, translated as MYQTDYHIHFVGIGGIGMSGIAELLINLGYTVSGSDLKLSAITRRLTNKGATIFKGHSKEQVGNANVIVTSSAISLENPEVVRAKELGIPIIPRAEMLAELMRIKYAIAVSGAHGKTSTTAMVAQILNTAGLDPTVIIGGLLMDLDTNSLHGQGEFIVAEADESDGSFLKYAPAIAAVTNIDLEHLDFYKDIEDIKNQFVQFINSVPFYGVAILCLDNEHVQNILPRVTVRHTTFGMAAQADLRATEISFKEGKSRFTVTRQNQNLGTIVLNLAGQHNISNALAGIATGLELKIPFDTIKQALEQIKGVKRRLEIKGDKKQILVMDDYGHHPTEIIATLNAVRESFPGRRLVVIFQPHRYTRTQALFNEFSRAFYQSDVLILVPIYAASEPPIPQVDSRQLCQGIQTHGHKDVSFAPDFTQALSMVTRKLKPDDLVLTLGAGDIHTLGEQLLEIL; from the coding sequence GTGTATCAGACTGATTATCATATCCATTTTGTGGGCATCGGCGGCATCGGCATGAGCGGTATTGCCGAACTGCTCATCAACTTAGGCTATACCGTATCCGGATCCGATTTGAAACTGTCTGCCATCACCCGGCGGTTGACAAACAAAGGTGCGACCATATTCAAGGGACACAGCAAAGAACAGGTGGGCAATGCAAATGTCATTGTCACTTCTTCCGCCATATCTTTGGAAAATCCGGAAGTGGTCCGGGCAAAAGAACTGGGCATTCCCATCATTCCCAGAGCGGAAATGCTGGCGGAACTGATGCGCATCAAATATGCCATCGCCGTATCCGGGGCCCACGGCAAAACCTCCACCACGGCCATGGTTGCCCAGATCCTCAACACAGCCGGACTGGACCCCACCGTGATCATCGGTGGCCTGCTCATGGACCTGGACACCAATTCCCTTCACGGGCAGGGGGAATTTATCGTAGCTGAAGCCGATGAGAGCGACGGCTCGTTTCTCAAATACGCCCCGGCCATTGCCGCAGTGACCAACATCGATCTGGAGCATCTGGATTTTTACAAAGACATTGAAGACATTAAAAACCAATTCGTTCAATTCATCAATTCCGTGCCGTTTTACGGGGTGGCCATTCTGTGCCTGGATAATGAACATGTCCAGAACATTCTGCCCCGGGTCACAGTACGTCACACCACCTTCGGCATGGCAGCCCAGGCCGACCTTCGGGCAACGGAAATCAGCTTCAAAGAGGGCAAAAGCCGGTTCACGGTCACCCGGCAAAACCAAAATCTGGGTACTATTGTTCTCAATCTGGCCGGACAGCACAATATTTCAAACGCTTTGGCCGGGATTGCCACCGGACTGGAGCTGAAGATCCCTTTTGACACCATTAAACAGGCATTGGAGCAGATCAAGGGGGTTAAACGCCGGCTGGAGATCAAAGGAGATAAAAAGCAGATCCTGGTCATGGATGATTACGGGCATCATCCCACCGAAATTATCGCCACGTTGAATGCGGTGCGGGAAAGTTTTCCGGGTCGGCGTCTGGTGGTCATTTTTCAGCCCCACCGCTATACAAGGACCCAGGCACTGTTCAATGAATTTTCCCGGGCTTTTTATCAGTCGGATGTATTGATTCTGGTTCCCATATATGCGGCCAGTGAGCCCCCCATTCCCCAGGTGGATTCCCGGCAATTGTGCCAGGGCATCCAGACCCATGGTCATAAAGATGTGTCGTTTGCCCCGGATTTCACCCAGGCATTGTCCATGGTCACCCGCAAACTCAAACCCGATGACCTGGTGCTCACCCTGGGCGCAGGCGATATCCACACGTTAGGCGAACAATTGCTGGAGATTTTATAA
- the ftsA gene encoding cell division protein FtsA, whose translation MQVNEKIIVGLDIGTTKICAVVGEILDDEINIIGVGSHPSTGLRKGSVVNIESTVDAIKKAVQEAELMAGCDISSVYVGIAGNHVKAFNSHGIIAIKGREITQNDVERVIEAAKAVAIPADREILHVVPQEFVVDDMRSIQNPVGMTAIRLEAKIHIVTSAVSSARNLVKCCNKAGLEVCDIVLSSLASGQAVLSAEEKELGCVVADIGGGITDLALFKDNNLKFIYELTVGGHNLTNDISIGLRTPLPEAEKIKIDHGTCMPEHIRNGATIEVPAVGGRSPKRLSKGILAEILEPRVEEIFSLLKKELFSNGLENAFPAGFILTGGSVVMDGITEIAESVFSVPVRIGEPDRIGGLKDIVRNPAYATSVGLVVFGASATCDLPAPEPVKPGLRPVVTRMKQWFKDII comes from the coding sequence TTGCAGGTGAATGAAAAAATAATTGTGGGCCTGGACATCGGAACCACCAAAATCTGTGCCGTGGTGGGAGAAATCCTGGATGATGAAATCAATATCATCGGTGTGGGATCCCATCCGTCCACGGGTCTTCGAAAAGGCTCGGTGGTCAACATCGAGTCCACGGTGGATGCCATCAAAAAAGCGGTCCAGGAAGCGGAACTCATGGCCGGGTGCGACATTTCTTCGGTCTATGTGGGCATTGCCGGCAATCATGTCAAAGCTTTCAACAGCCACGGCATCATTGCCATCAAAGGCCGGGAAATTACCCAGAATGATGTGGAACGGGTGATTGAGGCGGCCAAAGCCGTGGCCATCCCGGCGGACCGGGAAATTCTTCATGTCGTTCCCCAGGAATTTGTCGTGGATGACATGAGATCGATTCAGAATCCGGTGGGCATGACCGCCATCCGTCTGGAAGCCAAAATACACATTGTTACCAGTGCGGTCTCTTCCGCCAGAAATCTGGTGAAATGCTGCAACAAGGCCGGGCTAGAGGTCTGTGACATTGTGCTGTCCTCCCTGGCATCCGGACAGGCAGTCCTCAGTGCCGAAGAAAAAGAGCTCGGGTGCGTTGTGGCGGACATCGGCGGCGGCATCACGGATCTGGCGCTTTTCAAAGACAACAATCTTAAATTTATTTATGAATTGACCGTGGGCGGCCACAACCTCACCAATGATATCTCCATCGGACTGAGAACCCCGTTGCCGGAAGCGGAAAAAATCAAAATCGATCACGGCACCTGCATGCCGGAACACATCCGGAACGGGGCCACCATTGAAGTGCCGGCCGTGGGCGGCCGGTCCCCCAAACGGCTGTCCAAAGGAATTCTGGCTGAAATTCTGGAACCCCGGGTGGAAGAAATCTTTTCTCTGCTCAAAAAAGAGCTGTTTTCCAATGGGCTTGAAAATGCGTTTCCCGCCGGATTCATTCTCACCGGAGGCAGTGTGGTGATGGACGGCATCACCGAGATTGCAGAATCGGTCTTCAGTGTTCCGGTAAGAATCGGAGAACCGGACCGGATCGGCGGATTGAAAGACATTGTCAGAAACCCGGCCTATGCCACCAGCGTGGGCCTGGTTGTTTTCGGGGCCTCGGCCACCTGTGATCTGCCCGCACCAGAACCCGTCAAACCCGGCTTAAGACCGGTGGTCACACGAATGAAACAATGGTTTAAAGATATTATATAA